Below is a genomic region from Candidatus Eremiobacteraceae bacterium.
CATCGGCTCATCTATACGCTGACGCCCGAGGAATTCGAAGCGGACACGCGGCGCGCGAAAGCCGCGATCGAAGATGCCGCCGGCGCCCCGATCGCGTGTTACCGTGCGCCGACCTTCTCCATCACAAAGCGCTCCATGTGGGCGCTCGACGTCTTGGCTCGATGCGGCTTCACCCGCGACTCGAGCATCTTTCCGATCTACCACGACCACTATGGTATCGTCGGCTCGCCGGTGCGGCCGTACGCGATCGAATGCGACGCTGCGACGGTGACCGAATTTCCGATGTCGACATTTCGAGCGCTGCGCTACGATTTTCCGGTCGGCGGCGGCGGCTATCTGCGCATGCTGCCGTTGTGGTTCAACCGATTCGGCATGCGCAAGATACTGGACTCCGGCCGCCCCGCGATGGTCTATCTGCACCCGTGGGAGATCGACCCAGGACAGCCGCGTATCCGCACGCGCTTGAAGTCGCGTCTTCGCCACTACACGAATCTCGCCGGTTTCCAGCGCAATCTCGAGGCGCTGCTGCGGACGTTCCGATTCGGCACGATGAGCGATGTCATCGCGACGATGCCGCCGCTCTCGCGATATGCGCCGGCCGGCGGCGACGGTCTGATTCCGGCGAAAGCCGGCGGAACTACGCAGCCCGCCTGAACAGAAACTCGAACGCGGTCTTGAAGATCACCGAGAGATCCATGAACAGCGACCAGTTCTCGACGTAGAAAAGGTCGTAGCTCAACTTCTCGCCTTCATCCTCGGGCATCGTCACGCGCTTCATGTGGACTTGCGACCAACCGGTGATGCCGGGGCGGACCAAGTGGCGCTCGTCGTAGCGCGGCAGCAGCTTCCGATATTCTTCGACGTAGATCGGACGGTCCGGGCGCGGTCCGACGACCGACATGTCGCCGCGGATCACGTTGATCAGCTGCGGGAGCTCGTCAAGGCTCGTGCTGCGCAAGAACGCGCCGACGCGCGTTGTGCGTGAATCGCCGGTCGAGACCCAGGTCGGTCCCGACGCTTCAGCGTCGGTGCGCATGGAACGGAACTTAAGGATGTCAAAAAGTTCGCCGTCGCGTCCGACGCGGGTCTGCCGGTACAAGATCGGCCGGCCGGAGTCGAGCCAGACGATGAGCGCCGTCAGCGCGAGAAACGGCCACAGGATGATGAGCGCGGCACTCGCGATCGTGAGATCAAGCAATCGCTTGAGCAGTCGGGCGGTGGGCGTGCACGAGCGAAGCTGCGACGGCACGATGAGCGCTTGTTGACCATCGAGCTGCAGCGAGAGCGAATATGCGTGGACTTGCACGCGCGGCGGTGCGAACGCGAATTTGATGTTGTGCTGTGCCGCGACTGCCAGGAGATGCGGCATCACGTGCGGCGGGAGCACTTCGGTGAGCAGCAGCGTATCGCAGCCCCACTCTCGCGCGCGAACGAACCAGTCGATTCCCTCTAGCCCGGCGCGTCCGCCGAACGCCACGTTCTGAACCGTCGCATCGATATCCGGAATATCGAGACGCAGCAGCACCGACCCTTCGGCCATAGAGAGCGACTGCGCCACGGACGAGATGCGGTCGCCGTGGCCCACGATCGCGATGCGTCGCGGTCTGCCGCGTTCGGCGGAGTTGCGCATGGCATGGACGGCGACGCGCGCCAGGCCGACGGCAGCGATCGCGCATCCAAGCGTGGCCAAGAGCGCCAAGCGCGACGTGGAGATGCTGGGGACGATCGTGAACACCGTGAGTTGCGGCAGGACGCCGATGATGAGCGCCAAGACGGTGTAGTAGAACTCATCTCTGACCGAGAGCGCAAACGACCTATGATAGAGACCGACGCGCTCGAAGATGACGAGCCAAATCGCGATGAGCCATATGGAATAATGGATCAGATCCCGCTCGAATTGCGGGAAAGCCCAGCGCCCCTCGACGATGCCCCCTGCGACGTACGCAGCGAGCACCAGCATGCTGACATCGAGCGCGAAGAGCGCTAGCTTCCAACCGCGGCTGTACGTCCTCGGCGCGGCCTTGGCCCTCGTGGCGCGCGCCGACCGGATCGACAACTGCAACGCGGGATCTAACGTGGAGATCTTCGGTTCGCCTTGCGGTCGGGGAATCTTCACATCCATGCTCAAATATCGTATGGCCCCGGCGCGAGACCATCAAGGGGCTTAAGGCCCAAGCAGCCGCCGACGGCTTCACTGTGCGGCGCAATACGGTTCGGAGAAGCCTTCGACATGCGTGACCTCGTGCGATTCGTGAAAGATATCGCCGTTCCGCCCTACCTTCGCGTGAAAAGCACGTTCACGATCGATGTGGGGCGCGACTGGCGCAACTCGGTCTTTCTGTCGTCCGGAGCGCGCACCGGCAGCACCTGGGTCGCGGAACTCATCAACTATAATAATGAGTATCGGTTCATGTACGAACCGTCCTTATCGAGGCCGCTCCTTCCGCGTAACCATGAGCAGACCGCCTTCGACCGGCGTATCCTTTACATTCGGCCCGACGACGAAGACCCGGACTTGCGCGAGCAAGCGCTGCAGATCCTCGACGGCCGATTTCACGATGCGCGTACCGACCGCTACAACCGCCGCTTGGTCAGCCGGCGAAGGCTCGTGAAGGAAGTCACATCGAATCTCTTCATCCGCTGGTTAGCGCGAGTATTTCCCGGCCTGCCGATCATCCTGTTGCTCCGGCATCCGATGCCCACCGTGCGGTCGCGCGCATACGCATATTTCCAGGCAGATGCTGTCGCGCGACGCCTCATAGACATGGACCCGGTCGGTCGCACGCGCGATTACCTCCGGCTCGTCTTCGGCCAGACCGATCTCGTCGCGGATCACTTAGAGCCGATGCGTGAAGTCCTCGAATCCGCGAAAACGGTCTGGGAGCAGCGCATCGCGGTTTGGTGCGTTCAAAACTATGTGCCGCTCCGTCAATTCCAACGCGGCGCCATCCATCTTGCTTTCTACGAGAATTTCTGCGTGGATCCGCAATCCGAACTTCGCCGTTTGTTCGGTTTCCTCGGTCGGCCGGTCGACGATGCCGCGCTCGCGCGCATCCGTATTCCGTCGCAGTCCATGCAGCACGGCGGAGTGACGCAGATGCCCGACGGGTGGGAAGTGGTCAGCCGCTGGCGCAAAAAGGTGAGCGACGAGGAGATGGAGTCCGGGTTGCGCATCCTCCGCGCGTTCGGGCTGGACAAGATCTACGGCGCCGAGCCGATGCCCAATGTCGAGGCTGCGAATGCCATGCTAGGGCGAGCTGCTGGGTGAAGGCGATACTGCGCCGGGCAGCGGGACTCCGGCATGCGGCAAGATCACGGGCGGTATCGTTTGTCCGTACGGGGGCGGCGTGACGGGCTGATAACTCGGCGCCGGGGGTGGCGTGATCGGTGTTTGCGTCGGCGTGAACGAGATCGGCTTCGGCGTGGCATGCAAGATCATATCGGTGTGCGTCGGAACTCGCATGCTCGGATGCGGCCGCTGGGTGGGCGTCGTCGTTGGTTTCGGCAACGGCCCGGCTAGGGGCGGAGGGCTCGGCCCAGGCGGAAGCACGAAGACGTGATCGTTCTTCGTCACGACCGATTGCGTGATCGGGAAATAGAGCGACAGATGCAGCGGGCCGCCCAACAAATAGTAGGAGGCGATCAGCGCCGCGATTCCCACTACCGCCGCAGCGGCGAAGCGCCGGGTGCGGTTCATAGAAAGGCCTGCTCCGGGAGTACCTTCGGCATTGGGTCGTCACCGTAGATCTTGTCCAAGCCGAAGGCCGCGAGCAGTTTCCAGGCCGCCGCGCGATGCTCGTCGCGTGCCTCCTTCTGCCATCTTCCTATCACGTCGATGCCGCTTGGGAACTCCTTGACATCGCGATGTATGGTGGATGACGGCCGCCGGACGCGGCGCAACGCCCTCTCGAGCTTCGCATCGCTCAACTCGTCGCCCAGGTACGCGGCGAGCCGTTTGAGTTCGCCGGCTGGGTCCATGCAGAGCGATTCGTAGAACATCACGTGGATTTCGCCGGCCTTGAACTGGCGCAGCGGCACATAGTTCTGCACGCACCAGACCGCCAAGCGCTGCTCGATCAGCGTGTCCGCCGATTCGAGGACGGCCCGAAACGGCGTGAGGTGGTCGGCGACAAGTTCGGACTGGCCGAACATCAGCGTGCGATATGCGGCGGTCCGCACGCCCGCGTCGGTGTCGGATTTCTTATACAAGCGCGAAAGCACGGTGGGAATGGGATGGCGCAGGAGCAGTATCGATTTCATGGTCGGAAACGTCTGGTGCAGCCACTTCAGGAACAGGTTTGACTTCGTCTCCTTGACCAGACGCCGGTGGAAGACGACGCGGCTGTTGTAGTTATACTGATCGACTTCGGGATGGCGGAATCGCCCGCTCAGCACGAGTTCGGCCTGAGCCTTCAGATCCGGATCGGTGCACGACGGCCGGATGTAGCGCAAGCGGTCGTCGGGTTCGAGCGTAGGCGCCCACGAGGGCCGCAGCGGAGCGATCATGGAGAACGGCTCGAATAGATAGCGGAAGTCGTGGTCGAAGTTGATGACTTCAGAGGCCCACGTACTGCCGGTTCGGGCTCCCGATGACAGGAACAAGGTGCGCGCGACGGCTGGATCCGGATCGACGACGCTCGCGCTGCGGACGCGGTTCCACAACGGCCGGATCGCGGTCTTCCAGGTGGATTTCAGCGCCACTGTTGGTCGTTCTCGTACAGCATGTTTTTCAACCCGTAAAGTATACGGTATCGGCAGTTCTAACCGGTAGGGCCTCGGTCCCATCGCCCGTGACGTACAAAGTCCCGCGAGTCTCGTCGCTTTAGGCCTTGTCGTTTCGCAAGGTTGAACGCGGGGACATACGAAGCACGATGCGTGACGCGACCGCGCATCCTTTTCCTGTGTTTGGAAGCGCCATGGCATCTGAACGCCGGCGCCCTCATCCGTAACTATTGGATGGTCATCGGCCTGGCGCGCCGCTTCGACGTTGACGTTGTGATCTCGGAGCGAACTCCGGTGCCGCCGTCGCCGGAATTTGCGGCCGCCTGCGCGACGATAGCGCAGATCCAAGCGCCGAGCGGTGTGCTCGGCCGCATCGGGCGCGCCGCCGCAAGCCTCGCACCCGGCGAATCGTTTTTCACGGCCGGCCAGGTCTCGAGCAGCCTCATCCGCCACGTCCAGCGATTGGTCGACGAGCGCGACTATGCTGCTATCCATGTCGACGATCTTCCGATACGCTGCGCGCTGCCGCGACGCAATTGTCCGCCCATCGTGTACGCTTCGCACAACTGCGAGTACGCGCTCTTCCACCGGCGCGCAGAGATCGAGACGGGCCCGTTGCGCGCACTCGCGTTGTTCGACGCCGAGAGGGTTCGACGGATCGAGAGCGAGCTCGCTCAGCGGGCGGTCCTGATCACCGCCTGCTCGGAAGACGACATTCGCGATCTCGTCGAGTTCTGCGGCATGGATGCGCGCCACGCCGTCGTCGTGCCGAATGGCGTAGACGTCGCGCGCTACGCCGAGGTAGCAAATCGCCAATCCGAACCATCGACGATACTCATTTCCGGCAGCATGGATTGGCGCCCCAATCAACAAGGCTTGCGCTGGTTCATGGCGGACGTGCTGCCCAAACTTGCTCAAGCCGTGCAGGACGGCGTTTGCACGATTCGCGTCGCCGGCCGGATGAACGCTGAGTTGGTCCGAGAACTCGGGGCCTATCCCGGCGTCACGCCTTCGCCCAATCCGGCGGACATGCGCGACGAGTTGGCTCGCGCGCGCATCGTCGTGGCACCGATCCTCGCGAGCAGCGGCACGCGCCTGCGAATCCTAGAGGCATGGGCCGCCGGGAGGCCAGTTGTGACGACGCCGGCGGGCGCCTTCGGACTCGAATATCGCGACGGTGACGAACTGCTCTGCGCGCAGGAACCGGGCGCGTTCGCCGATGCGATCCTGCGAATTCTCAGAGATGCACCCCTCTGGGAGCACGTGCGCGGGTGTGCGACGGCTCGCGTTGCCCAGTACGACTGGCGCCGAATTTGCGACACGATCGAATCGAGCCACGCCGCCGTTCTATGATCGAAGGGGCTCTTTTTGAAGGGGCTGACGCTAGTCAGCCCACTGTTCTTTGAAGGGGCTGACGCTAGTCAGCCCACTTTTTGAAGGGGCTGACGCTAGTCAGCCCGCGTGGCTGACGTCGGCCCCTTCACCGGCGCGTTTGCGCGCATCAGCAGATTCGCGCCGTTGGGATTGGGCTTTGGATCGTCGGCGCTGTAGATCGCGTCGAGGCCGAACGCCTGCAGCAGCTCCGCCGCTTCGCGCCGCTCTTGCGGTTGGATCCGCTTGAGCCATTTCGCGATCTGTTCGTATCCCCGGATCGCCTCGACTTCTTGGAAATGGTGCACGGCCGTGCGATGGAATGTGGATGACGGTTTTGTGCTGCGGCGCTCGATGCGAGCGACTTCGTTTTCGCTCAGTTCCTCTCCGAGATAGTGTCGCAGTTTGCGCAGCTCACCGACCGGATTCAGACAGAAGTCTTCGTAGAAAGCGACGTGGATCTGCCCAGGCGCGAATTGATGCAGCGGAACATAGTTTTGAATGCACCAGACCACCATCCGCTGGGCGAACACGGAGCGCGCCGATTCGATGACGGAGCGCATCGGGCCGAGATGATCCGCCAAGAGCTCTGGTTGGCCGAGCGTGAGCGTCTCGTATTCGCGCTGGCGCCGCGCTGGATCGTCGACCGAAGCTCGCTGGTCGACGGGCAGGTCAAAATACTTGAAATAGCGCGACATGACCGCCGGCACGGGATGGCGCAGCAGCAGCATGATAGGCATACGCGGAAAGCGTTCGTGCATCCACTTCGCCCATAGATTCGACTTCGTCTCTTTGACGAGCCGCTTGTTGAACACGATGCGCGGTGTGTAGTTATACTGATCGGTCAGCGGTTGGCGGTAGCGGCCGGTGATGACGGCTTCGACACGGCCGATCAAATCTGCGTCCGTGGAATCCGGCCGGATATATTGCAAGCGATTGTCCGGCAGCGACGGAGCGAGGTCGGGTGTGACAAGCAGCCGTTCGCGGCTGATCGGTTCGAACATCAACCGGTACGCGCCATCGAAGTTGACGAGTTGCGACACCCACGTGCCGCCGGTCCGGCCGCCGGTCGAGATGAACAACGTCCGTCGAGGATCCGCATTGCGGTCCACCATGATGGTCGACCGCAGCCGGTTATACATCGGCCTGTAGATCGGGGTGATCGCATCCTTGAAAGCGACGCCGAATGAACTCATCTTGCCGCAGGCTCCTCGCGCTTACGATGTGCTATGACGCTCGAGTACAGTTCGTCGTATGCGGCCGCTTGCGCTTCGATCCGGAACAAAGCTTCAAAACGCTCGCGCGCGGATCGGGCCAGCCGTTGAGCGAGCGAAGCATCGTTGCGGACCTTCTCGACGGCGGCGACGAGCGCTGCCGGATCGCGCGGTTCGACGAGCAGGCCGTCAACGCCGTCGCGAATCGCGAGCACCGTCGCATTGACGCTCGTCGCCACAATCGGCTTCGCGGCGCGCATCGCTTGCAGCAGCGACAGACTCAGGCCCTCGGACCTCGACGGTTGCAGATAGACATCGATCGCAGCGACGTATTCGTCGGAGGGCGAAACGTATCCGACCGCGCTGATGCGCTTGGGATCGCAAGCATCGATGTCGGCCTTCATCGGACCGACGCCGGCGATCGTCCAGTGCAGCGGCGGCGACGACAGCTCGGCCGCAGCGATCATCTCGGGCACGCCTTTAGCCAACGAGACGCGGCCCATTGCGCCCACGACGAAATCGGTGTCTGACCACCCGAAGCGCGCGCGCCCGCGCGCACGCTCCTCTTCAGTCGGAAGCTCGCGATCCGGAATCGCGTTGGGGATGAATTTCACGCGCGCGCTGCGTGGAAACCGCCGAAGCATGCTCTCGTCCGGCATCGTGACCATGTCGCTCATGCCCGCCGTCATCCGATCGAGGGCGTTGTACGCATAGAGCCGCGTCGCCGAGTTGTCGAAACCGTGCGACGTCGCGACAAGTCCGGCCATCGGTGCGCCCATCGCGCGCGCGATCCGGCCGACGACGTTCGCTTTGAACCCGTGCGTATGCACGACGGTCCCCGGGTGCGATCGCAGATATGTCGCGAACGCGTTGAGTCCGCGCCATGCTGAACCGTTTCCGCGCTGGTCGAGAACGGTGACGGGAAGCGATTCCTGTTCAATGCGTTCGCTCAGGAGACACGGGGAAAAAACTGCGAGCGATGGCGCGAAACGGTCGCCTTTTGCTTGCGCCTGCATGAGATTGAGGATGACCTGTTCTTTCCCCCAGAGATAATCCTTACCGAGGAGCACGCCGTCGACGACGTGCACGAGCGGTACCGGCGCAGAAGCGCCAACGCCCGGGTCGATCCGGCCGAGATCCTCCGGCATCAGGACAGCCGCATGATGTGGAACCAAACGCACGTCTCATTGTAGCGAATCGCACGCATGCCGAACATGGCAGTTATGCCTTTGTGCCGTGGGGCAATCGGGTGCCGGCAGGGACGTTCGGCCCACTCGTGTGCTTCATCATCGCGCAGCGGGCTTCGGTTGCAGAGCTGCATCGAGCACTTCAGCAAACCGCGCCCCGAGTCGGCGCGGTGTCATCGGCGTCCAATTCCCGACCATCGGCGGCTCGAAAATCCCATCGCAGAACCGGCGATGCAGTTCGCGCAGCTGATCTGCAAACGTCGCCTCGTCGCGGGCAAGCGAGCCCAGACCGCTCTGTAGGAGCATGTCTTCGACGACGGTGTTTCTTCGTCCGAAGGCCAAGATAGGTCTCCTGGCGCCGGCGTATTCAAATACCTTGCTTCCCGGGTTGCCGAGCTGAACCGCATCGGCCGTATCCTCTGTATCGAGCAGGAGCAGCAGAGCGGCTGCTTCGCGTTGCGCGGTGAGGGCGCGCGTGCGATTCACCTCGCCGTGCGCCCGCACGATATCGGCGACGCCGAAAGCGCGTGCGCGCTCCATCACCAAGTCCGCATCTTCTCCATAGAAGTCAAAAGAGACTGCGAGTCCGGCCGGATCGCCCTCGGTCCGGAGGCGCGCGGCGGACGCGAAGATCGCGTCCGGCATTCGCAGCCCTGGCCAGAGTTTGCCCGTATAGCAGATCGTAAAATCTCTCGGGACGCTGTCGGGTATCGAATCCCAAGCGCCGGCGTCGACTGCGTTCGGTATGCACGCGACGTCGCGCCTACCGAAATTTTCTGAGAGCGCCTCGGCTTGTGCTTCTGATGTTGCCGTGAGATACGTGGCCGAGCGAAGCAGCCAGCGCTCTATTGCGTATTCGATGCGGAGGCGGAGCGGCCCAGAGCCGTGGAGGTAGTCGCGGCCGGGGGGACCGGACCATAAGTCGCGATAGTCGGCGATCCAAGGAACGTTGGTGCCGGCTGTGACCTTACGGGCGATGAAGTGCGCCGTGAACGGGGGCGCTGTGCTCAGCACGGCATCGAATCGTTCCGCGCGCATTGCTCGCCGCGCCGCATTGACCGCCGGTATCAGCCATCCGACGTGATTGTCCGGAAAATAGACCACGCTCTTGATGAGCGACTTTACGGTGGTCTCAATCGCCGCCTGCTTGCGCACTCCTCCGGCGGGGCCACCGTTCGACGGCGGCGTCGCGGCGTCGGGTCCGTAGTCGCGTGCCGAAACGACGTCGAATCCGTCCGGCGCTTGACCAGGGTACGAAACGGTGAGGACCGTCGGTTGCCATCCCGCATGCGGGAGATTTTTCGCGAGGTATTCGGCGCGTAAGGCGCCGGCTTTGGGCTGTGGCGGAAAATAGTAGGCGATGAGGAGCACGCGCTTCACGACGGGCTATTACGGTCGCAAAATAGCAAGGCCTCCCGTACTGCAAGGAGGCCCAGGGCGCGGGTGAGCTCTGCTCGCCGCCGCGCCGCGGCGAGCAGAGCGCCGTTCTTATCGCTACTGGATGGCGATGACTGCCGACTCGCCCGGAAGCACGGCAGGCGGCGGCGCGCCGTGCCAGCCCGCCCACCCGCCGTCTGATATCGCTCCGCCGTGAAGCACGAGCGTGTGTTGATACACCCCTGGCCATGGAAACGGATGTGAGGCCTTGGAGTTGTCCGCGTTCACGACCGCAGCGCATGCACCGACCGCAACGCCATTGAGGTAGCAATCGGCATACTGGCGTCCGAACGTCAGATTCGCGCTCTGAAGATCGGTGATCAGCGCCGGCTCGGGGACGAGGGGATCCAGCGCCACGAATTGGCTTTCCGGGTCGACCATCATAGGCGCGTGCGTCGCGAATTTCTCCGAGATGATCGCGGTATTCGGATCGTAGGTGAGGAGGAACGAGGCATACATGTACATCCGCTCGGTCTGCGACGTCGACGCGGGCAAAGTGCCCAATCCCCGGCAGACAAACGGCTTGCCTGCAGCGACCATCGCGATCTCGGTCGTCTCGTAGGTCTGCCAAACCGTTTTGTGCGGCATGGGGTCGAGGGGATCGCCGTTTGAATAGCAGCCCTCGAGTTCGCCCGCGATCGCCGTCGGGTTCAGACCGATCGCCGGGCTCACGTTCTGGATGCCGCTCGCAAGATTTCCAAGGCCGTTATACATGATGCTGGCACCGACCGCCTGGTTCATCGCGTTGCTCGCGGCAGTCCAAGCCGTCTGATCGAAATTGCAGGGAAGCGTAGAAACCGGATGTGCGATCCCGGCATTGTCCTCGAAGACTGCATCGAAGTGGTCGCCCCACGAGAACACGTTGGCGACGTAGGTGCGCCACAGCGCTTGGAGATCCGGCGATGACGGGTCCATCAGGTACGTCGTGGTCGGCTTTCCCGGTATGGTGATCCGGTTATTCGAACAGTCATGTGCGAACGTGGTTTCATCGTTCGTATAGAGCGGATCGCCGGGTGCGGTGCGATTCGGATCCGTGTATAATATCGTCTTGATGCCGGCCGCCGCAAACGCATTCGCATCGGCGGGCTGCAAAGCAGCCCACGTCAAATGGGGCGCGGCTGAGACGGGGTTGGGCGTGAATCCTGTCCCCGAGTTATCGTACACATCCAATGTCATGACATGCGCGGGAACGGTGTTCGGGCTGCCGACGGTTCCATGCGATGGTATCGGCTGCGAGACGTGCGGCATGGCGCTCGTCGATCCGGAACACGCTGTCAGCGAGATCATTGCGGCGCCCGCAAATGCGCGCGCCAAGAGCTCTAATCTTTTCATTGGAATCGGTGCTCACTTTGCTCACGTTGATTGCGCGCGGCAATGCCGCGCGACTGGCATCATTATGCGCAAGCGATCGTCATATGGACAATAACGAGGGTCACGAACGCATGCACGGCAACGTCAGCGTGCGCTCTGTAATGAGGTCGGCGACTAGCGCAAAGGGCCGACGCGCGTCGGCCCTTTGGAAGTGTGTTAGATCCGCCGAATCAGGGGAAGACGATCTCCGCCGACTCGCCGGGCATTTCGGGCGGCGGCGCCGGACCATGCATAGATGCGCTGCCGCCGTCCAATATATCACCGCCTGACAAGACGAGCGTATGGTGATATTCATTCCCGTACGGATAAGCGTGCGTGTACGAGGCGCTGTCGGCATTGACGACCGCGGCACACGGGCCGACCCAATTGCCGGCGTAGTAGCAGTTCCTGTACTGCCTGCCATAGACGCCGGTGCCCAACATCAGCTGGCTGATGTCGCTCGGGGCTGACACGATCGGGTCTTTGGCCACTAGCTGGTTCTCGGGTTCGACACCAAAGCCGTTATTAGCGGGCGTGAACTTCTCTGAAATGATGGTGTTCGACGGAGAGTAGGTCAAGAGGAGAGAGGCATACATGTAGATGCGATATGCTTGCGACGTCGTGTCCGGCAGCTCGCTCAAGCCCCTGCAGAGGAACAGTTTCCCAGACGCGACCACTTGGATCTCCGTGTTCTCATAGGTCGCCCACACCTTGCTATGAGGCATCGGGTCGTTGGGATCCGGGTTCGAGTAGCAACCTTCGAGTTCTCCGCCAATGCTGACGGGGAGCAGGGCGATATCCGGGCTGATCTGGGTCGGGCCGTCAACGAGCGTGCCCAATCCGTTGAAGATCACGGGCGCGCCGAGTGCGGACGTTTGCGCGAGAGAGTTCGCGGTCCAGGCGACCTGATCGAAGTTGCACGGCATCGCGCTGACGTTGCCGACGACGTCGGCGCTGTCCTCAAACACCGCATCGTATACGCCGCCCCAGCCGCCCTCTTCATTAGAGACCTGCTGCTGCCAGAGGCCTGCCAGCGTCGTGGAGGTTGGATCTGTAAGGTATGTGGTGAGCAGCTTATTGAGCATGGTGATGCGGCTGCCGGTGCAATCGTGGGCGTATTCTGCCTCGTCGTTCGAGTATTCCGGAGAATTGACGTTGACGCGGTTTGGATCGGAGTACAGCAATGTGTGGATACCTGCCGCGTGCGCGTTCACCGAGTCGGGCGTGAGCGTCATAGCCCACGTCAGATACGGCGCCATCTGCTGCCACGAGAACGAGATCGGCCCATTGAGTGTCGTGAAATCCATCAGCGTCATCATGTGAGTCATGGCGATCGGGCCTGGAGTTGGTGACGGCGTGGGCGTAGGCGTGGGCGTGGGCGATGGTGTAGGCGTCGGAGATGGCGTGTGAGACGGCGTGGGCGTCGGAGACGGCGGATCCGAAGGCGTGGGCGTCGGAGATGGCGGATCCGAAGGCGTGGGCGTCGGAGACGGCGGATCCGAAGGCGTTGGAGTAGGAGACGGCGAGCGCCGTGGTGTGGGAGACGCGGAAGGCGTTGGGGACGCGGTCGGCGTGGGGGACGTGGACGGCGTTGGACCCGGCGATACCGTCGAAGTCGGTGTCGGCGATGCGCCGCCATGGCCGCCGTGCGATAGGCTCGGAGGATTCGGAATCGGTCCGCCCCCGCCGCCACCGCCGCAGCCCGCGAGCCACATCGCCGCCACAACGGCAAATATCGCTGCGATCCCAACAGACCTGTGA
It encodes:
- a CDS encoding glycosyltransferase; this translates as MKRVLLIAYYFPPQPKAGALRAEYLAKNLPHAGWQPTVLTVSYPGQAPDGFDVVSARDYGPDAATPPSNGGPAGGVRKQAAIETTVKSLIKSVVYFPDNHVGWLIPAVNAARRAMRAERFDAVLSTAPPFTAHFIARKVTAGTNVPWIADYRDLWSGPPGRDYLHGSGPLRLRIEYAIERWLLRSATYLTATSEAQAEALSENFGRRDVACIPNAVDAGAWDSIPDSVPRDFTICYTGKLWPGLRMPDAIFASAARLRTEGDPAGLAVSFDFYGEDADLVMERARAFGVADIVRAHGEVNRTRALTAQREAAALLLLLDTEDTADAVQLGNPGSKVFEYAGARRPILAFGRRNTVVEDMLLQSGLGSLARDEATFADQLRELHRRFCDGIFEPPMVGNWTPMTPRRLGARFAEVLDAALQPKPAAR